The nucleotide sequence CGCCTTGGCGATGGGTGGCGACTGGCACGACCTCGGCGGCGGGCTGACCGAAGGGAGCGATACCAGCGTGTCGCTGCAACCGCTCGCCGGCATCGAACAGACCGCAGAACGCGCGTGGGCGGCGGACTGGCTCGTCGCGATCCTGACCCGCGAAGGCGTGGCGATCACGCCGGATGTGAAGGAGCATCTCTGGACGGCGCTGACCTCGCTCGCCTCGGCGCCGGTCGAAGAACGCACCATCACCGGCCTCGCCGTGCTGCTCCAGTCCAACGACCTGAAGCAGGCGCTGCGACCCTATTGCGTCGGCGGCGCGTGGGGCCGGCTGCTCGATGCCGAGCACGAGCATCTCGGCACCGCGACCGTTCAGGCGTTCGAGACCGAGGGGCTGATCGGCACCGATGCCGCGCCGGCCGTGCTCGCCTATCTGTTCCACCGCATCGAGGACCGGCTCGACGGATCGCCGACGGTCATCATCGTCGACGAGGGCTGGCTGGCGCTCGACGACGAGGGTTTCGCCGGTCAGCTCCGCGAGTGGCTGAAGACGCTGCGCAAGAAGAACGCCTCGGTCGTCTTCGCCACGCAGAGCCTGTCGGACATAGACGGGTCCGCCATCGCGCCCGCGATCATCGAGAGTTGCCCGACCCGGCTGCTGCTGCCGAACGAGCGCGCGATCGAGCCGCAGATCACCGCCATCTATCGGCGGTTCGGCCTCAACGACCGCCAGATCGAGATCCTCGCGCGGGCGACGCCCAAGCGAGATTATTACTGCCAGTCGCGGCGCGGCAACCGGCTGTTCGAGCTGGGGCTGTCCGAGGTTGCGCTGGCGCTGTGCGCCGCATCCTCGCGCACCGACCAGCAGGCCATCGCCGCGATCGTCGCCGAGCACGGCCGCAGTGGCTTCCTGTCTGCCTGGCTGCGCCACCGCGGTATCGGCTGGGCCGCCGATCTCATCCCCGACCTTACCAATCTGGAGACACCATCATGATCCTGCGCCGTAGCCGCGCGGCGCTCGTCGCCGCGTCCATCCTGTCCATGCCGCTCGCGCTGTCGCCGATGCTGGCGACGCCCGCCGCGGCGCAGTGGACCGTGTTCGACCCGTCGAACTACGCGCAGAACGTCCTTCAGGCGGCGCGCACGCTCCAGCAGGTCAATCAGCAGATCACGTCGCTCCAGAACGAGGCGACGATGCTGGTCAACCAGGCGCGCAACCTCGCCAGCCTGCCGTACTCGTCGCTCCAGCAGCTCCAGCAGAACGTCCGCCGCACCCAGTCGCTGCTGCAACAGGCGCAGAACATCGCCTTCGACGTGCGGTCGATCGACCAGGCGTTCCAGCGCCAGTACGGCAGCGCGTCGATGACGGCGTCCGACCGGCAGCTCGTCACCGACGCCCGCGCGCGCTGGCAGAACACCGTCGGCGGCTTGCAGGACGCGATGAAGGTGCAGGCCGGCGTCGTCGGCAACATCGACACGAACCGCGCCGAGATGGCGACCCTCGTCACCCGGAGCCAAGGCGCGACCGGCGCGCTCCAGGCGACGCAGGCCGGCAACCAGCTCCTTGCGCTCCAGGCGCAGCAGCTCGCCGACCTCACCGCCATGATGGCGGCGAACGGCCGCGCGCAGGCGCTGTCCGACGCCGAGCGGGCGGCGGCGGCCGAGCAAGGTCGCGAGCAGCGCCGCCGCTTCCTCGCGCCGGGCGCGGGCTACCAGCCCGGCAACGCCCGCATGTTCAACCCCGGCAACTGAGGCGCGCGATGGAGGGGAAGACGCTCGCCCGCATCGGCGCCGCCGCGTTCGCCGGGATCGCCATTGCCGCCGCCGCAATCGAGATGACGCGCGAGGAGAAGCCGGTCGTGCCCGTCACGGTCGAAGTATCCACCGCGCCGGCCGATCCGATGCGCGAGGCGCTCGCTCGCTGCCGGTTCATGGGCGAGGCCGCGACGCGCGATCCCGACTGCCTGAAGACGTGGGCCGACAACCGTGCGCGCTTCCTCGGCCAGTCCACCGCTGCGGAAGGACGCTGAGATGCAGGGCACCGGCGTCATCGACAGCTTCCTCGGCGTCTTCACCCGCTACATCGACAGCGGGTTCGGCCTGCTCGGCGGCGAGGTCGCGTTCATCGCGACGACGCTGATCGTCATCGACGTGACGCTCGCCGCGCTGTTCTGGTCGATGGGCGGCGAGGACGACATCGTCGGCCGCCTCATCAAGAA is from Methylorubrum populi and encodes:
- the trbJ gene encoding P-type conjugative transfer protein TrbJ, translated to MILRRSRAALVAASILSMPLALSPMLATPAAAQWTVFDPSNYAQNVLQAARTLQQVNQQITSLQNEATMLVNQARNLASLPYSSLQQLQQNVRRTQSLLQQAQNIAFDVRSIDQAFQRQYGSASMTASDRQLVTDARARWQNTVGGLQDAMKVQAGVVGNIDTNRAEMATLVTRSQGATGALQATQAGNQLLALQAQQLADLTAMMAANGRAQALSDAERAAAAEQGREQRRRFLAPGAGYQPGNARMFNPGN
- the trbK-alt gene encoding putative entry exclusion protein TrbK-alt encodes the protein MEGKTLARIGAAAFAGIAIAAAAIEMTREEKPVVPVTVEVSTAPADPMREALARCRFMGEAATRDPDCLKTWADNRARFLGQSTAAEGR